The window TGCAGGACAACATTAAAGATTTCTGCGCTGCAGGACGAACAACAGCAACAAGTGAGTGAAAGCCGAAGCTTcagttctgtgtttttacagaatTATTACAAGTTCTTGTCAAAGACCGTCTAAACCTGGTCAGGATCCGGTTTATCAACTCTGGTTCTGTGCAGAGATTTAACTGAAACAAAGCACGATTCAGTCCGAAGTCAGTTTAGTGTCAGAAAACTCAAATTAAAGTCTGAAAATGGACAAAGATCAATGCGTGACTTTATGTTATGTTGTTACTATTTATACCCGTTGTATAAACTATTTACTGTGATTATTGATATTCTATTAGTTTTCAGGGATGCAGTAATATGTAAACATGAAGTAGTTGTGGCTTTTGGTGAATATATACATGCCAGTTAATTAGGTAGACCTAGATAAAACAGGGCActctaatccaacagtcctgcaccAGCAAACATGCTTTTTGGTATTTCCCATAAACCCCCtgcaatatttttaaatgtcttttatttatttttatttttatatgacattttattggcatttttgttttaaatgagaaacTATTCACTGATAATAAAAAGGTTATTGATTGTCTGTTGGCGAACTATATTGATTATTGCATTCCTCGCCCTTAGCTCATATTTGTACCAGACAAACCCGAACCCACAtgcatttaattcaaattaGTGAGAGTTTTATTCTGGAAAAACCTCTGAGACACAAAACTGAGCTGATCCAGCTGTGACTAGATCCAACATCACcacagcatctgtctgtggacCTGCAGTTCTTGATTTTCAGGTAACAACAGTTCtgcctctcctgtctcctcccaGTATGTGTGACGGCCTGTCCCACTGTAAACTGGCTCTGGCCTTTGCTGTGTTGATGGACTTACTGGGAGTTTCGTCTCTGCTGCTGGGAGTCTTTGTCCCTCTGGAAATCAAAGGACAGGACTTTGGAGACTTACTGGTCTATACTGGTATGTTTGTCCCTGCCTTAATCTGTAATGGGAACTACAACATGATGAGTTAAGATGTtagaaaaggaggaaacagaagaTAAACTCACAATAAGTAAAACagttgttttattcatctgtaGTAAGAGTAGAGCTCAGGCATGTTAGTGAGACATATCCAGTCactaaacaaaataatcaaacatTACTCTGTTTTAGTTTCTGAGCTGTAagaatttaatttgtttgtagtgatttgagaaaaaaaaatggttcCAGCTTTACTAGTTGAAATATTTGCTGATTTTCTagatatttcagtcatttttgagtaacatcatcatctttctgtttctaAGGTACAGATATAACACTTTTCTCTAAACCTCAactataaatgtgtttgttgaacAAAACAAGATGTCTGCAGATGGTGTCTGCTTTAGGAAACTGTGAGGCTTTAGGAAACTGTGATAGACATTTGAGTCATTTCCTGACAAACACTGATATTAAATGTCTGGTGTTGGCGACTGGTGCGACTCTGTTCAGGGGCCCTGCTGGTGCTCATGTCTCTGGGCGGGTGGGTGCTGTGGTACAGCGGAAACATCGAGGGGCTGACGTCGGCAAAGGACCTGGGAAAGGTCACCAGCACCGTCGACCGGCTCGCCCGCGGCCTCAGCCGCAAGATCCGCACCTACAGGAGCCATCGCTGAGCCCCGTGGAGGAAGTCAAGATCCCCTTTCAATTTAAAAGCCTGGTGATACCTGTGCTTGTCAGTATTAATGTAGGAAACAGACACAGAATCAAATGTTAGGTTACAAAAACCCCAGTGTTACAAACATGTCAGAAACATTTCAGCCTCAGACACATTCTGTTACAGTCATACTGCAGCGTCAATGTCTTACAATTAGCAGTATTTCTTTTCTCCTGTTGTATTTCAATAAAGGCCTCTTCACACAGCAGACCAGGGTTTATCATTTTTACAACAATATACGACTTTTATTCACAATCTGGTGCAAACTGACATTTAAAGGTTTGACTGAAAAATAATCTACTGAAGCATTTTTGAATAACCACAATAAAGGAGAGAGTGGATGTAACAGTCACTGAGATACAGTGTTAAGTGTCAAATACAGAGAGCAAAAGACATTTGTTAGAAAACAATCAGTGTAACACAATGAAATTTAACAGCATGACAAATCTTCCAAAAACAACATAAGACAGAATCACCACCTCACAGACCGAACAGGAAGCAACAGGAAGGAGCAcccagacacaaacatacaaggCCATCACGTGCAGtgacatgaatgtttttaactAGTGTAAGGAAAAGAAGGGCAGGCCTTCAGCTCCAGGAACTGGTTCTGATCTAGACAACAGGAACAGACAGGTTGGTAAGACTCAAGCTCACAGCAGGCAAGGACAAGCTGCCTGGTTCAAATAATGGGAGAACTGATGAGGACACTGGGAtcaggtgtgtgagtgggtgagGCAGCAGACGGAGTCTGGGGACATCTGGTGGCTGCATGGGGAATGGCCATTTATGGAAAATCTCCAGAGATGACAGAGGTGAGGTGAGGATGTGGGTGACAGGACCAATGACACTGTTCCCTCTGCTCAGCACCAACCAAAGAAGCATAAAGGGGTTAAACACATGACCAGAGGCAGGAAATAGGGATGCTGTGTCCTTATCTGTCTCTAAGCATCGATTGACACGTTTCATATAGACTCCCAAAAACCAGCAATATCCTGCATCTCAACACACTTGTATTGATGATGGGAGACAGTTTCAGTGGTgttcaggtcaggactgatcCAGAACTGCTCTGCTTAGTCCAaatggtgtttgtgtttatcttgtCCACAGAAATACTGTCTGAGTCTGTGGAGTCACATGAATCCAACCTCCCTCTGCTTCCTCAGCTAGTATCCACTGGAAGCCGTGATGCCCATTAGGGTGTCCAGATTAAACATTACTTTTCTGGAAATAGATTCCTCAAGGTCGGGCCAAAGACCTTTGATAATACTCATCAGTGGCGATTTCCATTCCCTCTATCGACTCTGTCTGTTTTGCTTGGCTGCCAAATCCTCCTTATACCGCCTAACGTCATCACCTTCGCtgcttctctccctcttcctccttctgctcctgcATTTTAATCTCTTTCTCCTTTCAATCAAAAGATTCCTCTTCCTAGAACTCAGTCTAAAACAGGTTGTAGGTTAGAGGAGAGATTTTGAGAGGGAGAGGTTCATCTCAAGAGCCAAGGGATGAAAACTGCTAATCCAATAAATCCAGACTCTTTAGTATTTGAAGCCTGAGGGGAAAATCCCTGTTCTAAAAGAGGAAAGATCTGGGTGATAGGCAGGTCCAACACAGCGAGGAGCTAACTGGGTGCTTCCCACATTCTTTAAACTCAAAAACTTAAAAGAATTCCCGGCACTTTTGAGAAATGATCCATGAACTCTTATGTTTCCGGGCTAAGAAAGTAAGTCGCTGTGTTCTACATTGTACTTTGATGGTACAGAAGTATTACACATTTAGtgcagtttaaatatttatggaTCAATAATAGTTTTTCTATGAAATAATTTAATCTCCAAAGTAACTAACCTGTTACTAAACAAAGGTAATGGAGTACAAAGTGCAATACTTTGACAAAcaagcataaaatggaaatagtCAAGTAAAGTACCTCAGAGCTGCACAGTGCAGCACATCATTATTTCCTCATTTGTATGCACATCAGATGAACTGACTGTTTACGCCTGTAGGCCTCTTGTAGTTTTATTGCAAATGTAAATTATGCAACTAATCAAACTGCCAAATGTAAACGTTGAATAAGAAACAGGTCAAACAATGGcaccaacacaaacagagcTGACTGCAAGAAAAGCTAAGTAATGTTTGCTAGTTGTAGTGTAATTACaggaatttaatttattttttcagttgaCGTCAACAAGGCTCCCGGTTGCTGGAAAGTTTAAGAATCTGAGCAAGTGTAAAATCTCAGTCTGTGGTTTGAGTCTGGGCGGGACGTTGTGTTGTCAGATTTCCAGTCATGAAGTCTGCAACTTGTCTCACTTACTCAACAACTATCTTAAGTTTGCTAATTAAAGGTGGCTAACATTAGCCTGCCTTGGTCAGGCCAGACAATGAGGCTgtagcagaaaaaaagataGTGTggtaaactgaaaacatttatattatgttttagtaacagaacatttcatttgtatagatggattttctttctcttcactttaagaagctgtttttcttaaaaactGATTTGAACTGGTTTTGCATGTCCTCTGGCAAAGCTTGGCAGCAGATGGCAAAATCCAAATCAcctgtggagcagcagcaggaggaggcagGGTGCTGAAGTTAGGCCTCAGCACGTCAGCAGAGGAATTAAGTTGTTGTATTTAACACAGGGGAGAGATCAGCAGTGTGCCAAGAAAGCTTAGCGTGGATGCTgctctatacttgtcctgctcGATGCAGCACCGTCTGACACGAAAGCAGTGGGTGGAGGGGATGTCTGCAGGTAGTTATGTCAGCAGATTATATGCACACAAATAATAGCACATCAAAACACCTCAAAACATCTTACTGTATTAGCGTCCAGGTTCAGTGatccagtgttttctgtgctttAGTGGGTTAATACGGCGAAAGAATCTTaatcaaaagaaacacacaacatttgCCATAAAGTCAAATGACATTATTTTCAAATAGCAAATATAGAATATTGCATCTCATTACAGATTAAATTAGGAACATATGTGTATGAAACACACTCATCAGATTTTGGATTAAGAGTACTTATCTTTATTTTTGGGTATTTAATAATGATTATAACAGGGGAAGCCAGAAAGTCATCTGAGACAACACTTAATGGATATGAGTCCATTTTGATAATTAATGTTGCCATGTTGGATAAGTGATGCAGGTATAAAGGCGATCAGCCCTTTTCTGTACAACAAAAGATTCACGTAACATccagacaaaaagcaaaacattaaaaaaaatgacctaAAAGATTCAATTCCCTAACCATGCCAAAATTTCTTTGTGCCCAACTCCAAAAGCAGCCGCTGATGGGCTGCCAGAATAGTTCTGCTACTACTAAATACATCAGAGCGAGCTAGTTGAGAGGTGGGGAATGTGGTTAAATACCCCTCCAACACTAAGGTCATGACCTCTGAGCCCTGATGAGTAGGGACATTTAATTCCTCCTTCCCTCCCACCATGCTCCACGCTCCAGTCGGGAGCATCTATCCAGAGCTGTAGTTTACCTAAAATACAGGTGTGCAAAACTGGTTTTGGAAATTACTTACTTTCACTTTGTCACTTTACCTGAtcaggtttatttttacagtggaTGAAACCTGCTCATAATCCCGCAGCTCACCTGTGCCAGGGTCAGTCAGCTGACTTGTTTTCAGCTTGGACATGGGGCAGGAGTCAAGCTGCACAGCATCCTGGTGGATTCAGTCTGACCTTTAACCTGTGTCACATGTCAAATCTCTGCagagcatttatttttttcctctaactCTAGAATTGAGGAATGACCACAAAATGATAATGCTTTTATAATAAAAAGACATGAAACTGTAAACAAATCATTATGTAATTGTTTACGTGTGTATAACCTTTAAAATAAAGGTTATACCTAACAGACATGaatccacacagacagagaaacagaaacaaccaaaccaaagtgatttgtatgtttttgcGGTATTAGTTTCTCTTTCTTAGATTCTCAGGGAAGAGAAGTATTTTCTCTCTAGTTATTTTTCCCTTTAACTTAGTCTGAGTCTTATGATTCTTAATCTGACACTAACCttactctaaccctaaccagtTACCTCTGCTGACTCCAGAGTCTTGGGATCTAACATTTATCCTTTCTGCAAAGCACTTTGTGCAGACCGGTTTGTGATAAACACCttcaaaacaaatgtgactTGACCACATgaggaaaagcagcagctcaggAAGCTCAGCAGTTCAGGTTTGTGCTCTGGTGGCTCCGCCTCAGAGTGATCCACTTTAATTGACTTATCTCAGCAGGTGGACGCTGATTTCCTCTGCTGCTCACAGACACAGCATCACTCTTTGTCCTGGACTCCTGAGCTTCTCACACAGGTAGGAAACAAACAGCTACACCGACACTGTGAAATATCACAATCAGAAAGACTCAAGATATCAAACATGGAAGGATATGTTGAGGAACAATTGAAGCTGTAGATGTAGTTAGACTATCACTATTATGCATTTTGTACTAATTTGATTAGGTTTATCAGATTTAAGTGAGATTCTCTTTTGAGAAAAAACACTATGTAAATATAAAGTCAGTTGAGGTGCAGTACAACaaagtttaaataataaaaactagcactttatagtttatttttgttttgtgttattttttttttttgttggataAATCCCTGCCCCAACACCTTTAGTCAAATTGGTTTGTTCTTCCACAAGCAAAGTACTCCTGTGTACTCTGTGGGATATTTATTACTTCGATTGTTACCTGCTGTCCACTTTGGTTATAGCTGCTGATTTTAGAGCAAAAAGTGAGTGAGTTCATTTTTAGTGAGAGATGACTAAATAAAGTTACCAGTCTTACTAGTTTTCACTTAAAATGTCCAGTGTGCATGATAAAATTACTGATGTGAGAGTAGCCACACCTGGCACAAACTACTAACAGCATATGTTAAAATGGTAAAGTGGTTAAGAATtgttgaaaaacattttagcagTGATGTGGGTTGAAACTTGCCTGTGATATTTTGCTTCTTTGGACTCGCAGGGCAGGACCAGGATCAACAAGGATACAGCAACCATATTGCAGGAATAATCTTCTGTTTACTGCTTTGGTAAAGTAGAGGAGGCAGGTTTTTAGGTTGAAGTTCTCTTTTAATTGCCCTAGAAGAGCTCAAGGGCCACAAATTCATCCTTTGATATAGCTGTAAAACAACACCGACACCAAAAAAATGGGTAACAAGAGTGGTGCAGTGTCCAAGGAGATCCTGGAGGACCTGAAGCTCAATACCAAGTTCTCTGAGACTGAGATTGTCCAATGGTATGAAAACTTCAAGAGGCAGTGCCCATCAGGTCGCATCTCTAAACAAGAGTTTCAGACCATCTACAGCAAGTTCTTCCCAGAAAGTGATGCTAATACATATGCCCAACATGTCTTCCGCTCCTTTGACACAAACGACGATGGCACACTGGATTTTAAGGAGTACATCATCGCTCTCCACATGACATCAACAGGGAAGACCACCAGGAAACTGGAGTGGGCCTTCTCACTGTTCGATGTGGACAAAAATGGATATATCACCAAGGCAGAGGTCAAAGAAATTTGCACTGTAAGTTCTAGATGAAACCGctgaaatcaaacatttttataggTACCATTTTGTTTGCAAAGCTTAGTAATATTTTCTTGCATTAGAACTTTACACAGGCAGCTGTATCAGCATTTCACCAGTTACCACTTTTTGATTTTCAAAACACATTCCTGCTTGATGTCCCAAACATCTGCCTTCTAGAAGCAAAATGCAGAATATGAAAGAATATCATCAGCATACAAATTGATGTCTGCTGGGCTTATCCTGTAAATGTGGCTTACAGGCCAGACATTAGCAAGTTTTAAGGACCTCACCAGTGGGTTTAGATTCCCCTGTATACTTATGGAACAGTATGTGTAACTGACAAGGTTAATGGTAGGTGAAGgcaaaaaagtgaaaggaaTGATTAGAATTGAAGTTGGACAGTAAAAGTTATTTAGACAGCTCAAAATAAGAGAGTTCATGTGCTGTTAAGTCTGAAGGAAGTGCACGAAAATCACTGGAATATTGTAGCAACTCAACATATTGCTTTATTTGGATGCATGACCCTAAATGTTTAatcccattttcttttttgtcaatTTCTGATTACATGTTGAAGAGCCACTCATTCAGTAATAGCACTGGTTTCTCTGTCACCACATTTTATTCTAGTGTTCAAATCTATTCTGCATGCCACGGACTTATCCTTGTTAGGTAACTTTTTAAAACGCAGGATTAGACATTAACCGATGCTGATAAAGAGTTTAGGATAAAGTAAGAGCTAAGCCAGCAGAGGGCTTTGGACTTATATATAGAATTTAGAGAGCACATGTCTCCATAGTTTCAAAAATGACTTTACATTTAAGTGAGCACAAAAACCACTTGGTGCTGCTATATGTGCATCAGCAGTATCAACAATTACAACAGTATCATCAGCATACAGGCTGATTTAAGATTATTTACTATATGGCCTCAAGATGAAGGTGCAAAACTTAGTTGCCGTAAAATGTTAGTTGATAGTTTGGGTTGTGACTGCCAATCCTGCTTAGATTTTTCATATGAAGTTATTAATTCTAATCATTCAAATTCActgttaaaaagcaaaaaaaaaaaagataggaACCCAATGCTGTGAAGGTTATCACATATAAAAGTGCTGTGCTAACCCAAAATGTCACTCAatgaaagtaaattaaaaatggCCTGTTACATGTGTTTTGAGATTCTTTTTTCCCCTGCAGGCGGTTTATGGCCACCACATTCTAATATAAAAAAT of the Mastacembelus armatus chromosome 11, fMasArm1.2, whole genome shotgun sequence genome contains:
- the tmem238a gene encoding transmembrane protein 238a, which produces MCDGLSHCKLALAFAVLMDLLGVSSLLLGVFVPLEIKGQDFGDLLVYTGALLVLMSLGGWVLWYSGNIEGLTSAKDLGKVTSTVDRLARGLSRKIRTYRSHR
- the LOC113126881 gene encoding recoverin-like; this encodes MGNKSGAVSKEILEDLKLNTKFSETEIVQWYENFKRQCPSGRISKQEFQTIYSKFFPESDANTYAQHVFRSFDTNDDGTLDFKEYIIALHMTSTGKTTRKLEWAFSLFDVDKNGYITKAEVKEICTAIFKLIPKDELADLPDDESTAEKRADKLWNFFDKGENDRVAEGEFIQGVLDNEEAIRLIQYQPSK